Proteins co-encoded in one Ignavibacteria bacterium genomic window:
- a CDS encoding lmo0937 family membrane protein — MLWNFFILFFLWLIGMTSSFTLGGAIHLLLILGVITASREFIRGRKEKLF, encoded by the coding sequence ATGTTGTGGAATTTCTTTATACTATTTTTTCTTTGGCTGATCGGGATGACCAGTTCTTTTACTCTGGGCGGTGCAATCCATTTACTCCTTATACTTGGCGTAATAACTGCCAGCAGGGAATTTATCAGGGGCAGAAAGGAAAAACTCTTCTGA
- a CDS encoding DNA polymerase III subunit alpha, whose protein sequence is MLSLHNHSYYSILQGTIPLDELIAHAKASGSTYAALADRNNMYGLIQFAKKALAENLKPILGALIDDPKDQDISALFIARNNDGYSQLCRLITARNLKEDFSLEEVFSTDLRNLYVVSSSLKLLSRIKGCGCWKENIFAELIVTERHKKKTRALYDFARANALQVVASHPSYFLKPEDYLLHRVVTAIRLNSTLHNLPAESLADEEYCIKSPEEMKQLWKALPEALWNVEQIVRGCNVELELGTQKFPVFSLPPGETAFSYLWKVAFRGLEEKYKPITEKAIKRLQHELEVIEELNYADYFLIIWDVIREARKRGMVSIGRGSAANSLVSYCLDFTQVDPLYHNFYFERFLNRGRKSPPDVDLDFSWQERDQIVKYIYDKYGYGNVAMISTTVTFRARSAFREVAKAFGISGEEISRYSKFIPWTSAGNLMNIAEKFPETKSLDFNSEPWRSIIRIAVRLADFPRHLSVHPSGIVITARPITNYVALEYAKNKGLGLIITQPDMYSIDEMGLVKIDLLSQRSLGVLKDTLLRINGSRIDTPQNAPRVFSINPQK, encoded by the coding sequence ATGTTGTCGCTTCATAATCATTCATATTATTCTATTCTTCAGGGTACAATACCCTTAGACGAGCTTATTGCGCACGCAAAGGCTTCAGGAAGCACCTATGCTGCCCTTGCAGACAGGAATAATATGTACGGGCTCATACAGTTTGCAAAGAAGGCCCTTGCTGAAAACCTTAAGCCGATACTGGGGGCACTCATTGATGATCCGAAGGATCAGGACATCAGTGCGCTCTTTATTGCAAGGAATAATGACGGGTATTCGCAGCTCTGCAGGCTCATTACGGCAAGAAACCTGAAGGAGGACTTCTCTCTTGAGGAGGTATTCAGTACCGACCTCAGGAATCTATACGTCGTCTCGTCTTCCCTGAAGCTCCTTAGCAGGATCAAAGGCTGCGGCTGCTGGAAAGAAAACATCTTTGCTGAACTCATAGTAACCGAAAGGCATAAGAAAAAGACAAGGGCGTTGTACGATTTTGCACGGGCTAACGCCCTTCAGGTTGTGGCCTCACACCCGTCTTATTTCCTGAAGCCGGAGGATTACCTTCTGCACAGGGTGGTTACGGCTATAAGATTAAATTCCACTCTCCATAATCTCCCCGCTGAAAGCCTGGCCGATGAGGAATACTGCATAAAGTCCCCGGAGGAAATGAAACAACTGTGGAAGGCTCTGCCCGAGGCCCTGTGGAACGTTGAGCAGATTGTAAGAGGCTGCAACGTGGAGCTTGAGCTGGGAACCCAGAAATTTCCGGTGTTTTCCCTCCCCCCGGGAGAAACCGCATTCTCATACCTCTGGAAAGTTGCCTTCCGCGGCCTTGAGGAAAAATATAAGCCTATTACGGAAAAAGCCATAAAGAGACTTCAGCATGAACTGGAGGTAATTGAGGAGTTAAACTATGCCGATTACTTCCTCATTATCTGGGACGTAATAAGGGAGGCGCGCAAAAGAGGCATGGTTTCCATCGGGCGCGGCTCTGCTGCCAACAGCCTTGTATCCTATTGCCTGGATTTTACACAGGTGGACCCATTATATCACAACTTTTATTTCGAAAGGTTCTTAAACCGCGGGCGCAAAAGCCCGCCTGACGTGGATCTTGACTTCTCCTGGCAGGAAAGGGACCAGATCGTAAAATATATATACGATAAGTACGGCTACGGCAATGTGGCAATGATTTCCACTACCGTAACCTTCCGCGCCCGCTCTGCCTTCAGGGAAGTAGCCAAGGCCTTCGGCATCTCCGGCGAGGAGATCTCACGCTATAGCAAGTTTATACCATGGACAAGCGCCGGGAACCTCATGAATATTGCAGAGAAGTTCCCTGAAACAAAGTCCCTTGATTTCAACTCTGAACCATGGCGCTCCATAATCCGTATTGCCGTGCGCCTGGCGGATTTCCCCCGGCATCTAAGCGTCCACCCGAGCGGTATCGTTATAACAGCCCGGCCTATTACGAACTATGTGGCGCTTGAATATGCAAAGAACAAGGGGCTGGGACTCATAATTACGCAGCCGGACATGTACTCAATAGATGAGATGGGGCTTGTAAAAATTGACCTCTTAAGCCAGCGCTCACTTGGCGTGCTCAAAGACACACTTTTAAGGATAAACGGCAGCCGCATAGATACCCCCCAGAATGCACCGCGGGTTTTCAGCATAAATCCGCAGAAATAA
- the dinB gene encoding DNA polymerase IV, protein MRTIFHLDLDAFFISVERILDPSLEAKPVIVGGDPHGRGVVAACSYEARRYGLHSAMPIRDAFRLCPQGIYLHGHHQEYTNYSRAVKRLLEGYAPLIEQASVDEFYMDFTGCSGTFGPPLVLARMLQEKVLSELSLPCSIGIGTNKTIAKVASDFMKPRGITFVVPGMEKEFLRRMPVEALPGVGKVTLRELNSKGFYKVGDIANLSADYLTTAFGKHGLDLWNKANGGGNDCLTVASERKSISKENTFSEDVSDKKRVEKVLFDLNGQICQSLRNKQWQTSTVSIKLRYSDFNTVVRSKTIIPTDDDQVIFKTALDLFIKACQRRVAVRLIGIHLSNFCESAEQESLFDADISRRKRMLCAVNELRDKYGYTALAIGKN, encoded by the coding sequence ATGCGTACAATATTTCACCTGGACTTAGATGCATTCTTCATATCGGTTGAGCGCATACTCGACCCCTCTTTGGAGGCAAAGCCCGTTATCGTTGGCGGCGATCCGCACGGAAGGGGAGTCGTTGCCGCCTGCTCCTATGAGGCAAGGCGCTACGGCCTGCATTCGGCCATGCCTATACGCGATGCATTCAGGCTCTGCCCCCAGGGAATTTACCTCCACGGGCATCACCAGGAGTATACAAATTATTCCAGGGCCGTAAAACGGCTTCTGGAAGGTTATGCGCCCCTTATCGAGCAGGCTTCAGTAGACGAGTTCTATATGGATTTTACCGGATGCAGCGGGACTTTCGGGCCTCCCCTCGTGCTTGCCCGTATGCTTCAGGAGAAGGTCTTAAGTGAGCTTTCGCTCCCGTGCTCAATTGGAATAGGAACCAATAAAACAATTGCCAAGGTTGCCTCGGACTTTATGAAGCCCCGCGGAATTACCTTCGTCGTACCCGGAATGGAGAAGGAATTCTTAAGACGAATGCCCGTCGAGGCTCTGCCCGGGGTCGGAAAGGTCACGCTCAGAGAGCTTAACAGCAAGGGATTTTATAAAGTGGGGGATATTGCAAATCTTTCGGCGGACTACCTGACGACAGCCTTCGGCAAGCACGGGCTTGACCTGTGGAATAAGGCCAACGGAGGGGGGAACGACTGCCTTACGGTTGCATCTGAAAGAAAAAGCATATCAAAGGAAAATACATTCAGTGAGGACGTCTCGGATAAGAAAAGGGTGGAGAAGGTTCTCTTTGACCTCAACGGGCAGATCTGCCAGTCGCTCCGCAATAAGCAGTGGCAGACGTCTACCGTGAGCATTAAGCTCCGCTACTCAGACTTTAATACAGTCGTAAGATCCAAAACAATCATTCCGACCGATGACGACCAGGTGATCTTTAAGACGGCGCTGGACCTTTTTATAAAAGCCTGCCAGAGAAGAGTTGCAGTGCGCCTGATAGGCATTCACTTAAGCAACTTCTGCGAATCTGCCGAACAGGAAAGCCTTTTTGATGCCGATATATCAAGAAGAAAAAGAATGCTCTGTGCTGTTAATGAGCTCAGGGATAAATATGGCTATACGGCCCTTGCCATCGGAAAAAACTGA